The Rhipicephalus sanguineus isolate Rsan-2018 chromosome 4, BIME_Rsan_1.4, whole genome shotgun sequence DNA window TTGTCGCCGagaatttgagaatgaatcttggaaacggTGCAAAATAGACACGAATACATAGCTGTCGAAGCATCGGGACACAAATATATAACGCAAACATTAGCGTCGGTTtaaacttacgggccacacagctctCGACGGCGATTTTTTAATTTCGAGGCACCAGAAACCAGTGTCGACGTGTGCTGccttgttattcttttttttttttccggcgctaCCGCTGCTGCCCGACGCTAACAGCGTTGGTTGCTACCACTTGTTCATTTTACTCGCCCAACGCAGCACCTGcccaacgcttttttttttgttttgttttttttgaggCGTTgccgttgctgcccaacgctaaaAGCGTTGGTTGCTCCCGTGTGCTCGCTCTATTCGCACAAGGTGTTACGGCTAcagggacgccgagcagacgacgcggcgcggatgaataccATGAGTAGtgctcgctcttcctattggctgagCTGcctcgtagcttccacagtgctgcaaccagcttgtgagatggagtatacgTGTGCATTTGTGTGGGAATGTTCGTAACATTGAGGCGAGTACCTTGTTGCATCAACGCAgcaactagcttcctgcatgtGATGTGTCTCCACGATGCCCTAGCGACTACATacataactaattagcgcaaaaaacaacagACGGGACTGTTAGTTATGTCTGTAGTCAATAGGCACCAATTAGTTGTGTCTGTAGTCAatacacaccaactagcccaacttgcttcTCTAATAATGCTCTTGCGGTTTTGCATGATTTAGGCGGCAGTGGAGTGATGCGTAGCACATTTTGTGTCGTCCTTTAATAAAAGCTTGCACTATGCTCACAACGGCGCTCCACTTGCAGTTCTGTAAGCGCGCGTTTGATGAGCTAGTCAGCACTCTTGACGCTAGGCCGCCCGCACGGCCGGGCAGATATctgaaggcgcttattgtgatgtccTCCAGAAAAAGGGGAACACTGACCTACTGGAGGCTCttggggaagcttgaaaagctaaatgaGCAGACCTGCGAAAAGTCAaggcagtaatctgctaaatcatATTACTCATCTTAAGCAAAtgcctactgctatgtaactacaATTCTTGTACAATCgcaattttttaaattttcagATGCCCAGAAATTCAAAGAAAAGTTTGAAGAAGCCAAGAAAATGCAGATTGAGCTTCTCAAGGAAAGCAAAGGTGGGGAGTTATTGCCTGGCTCTTGTCTCTTTATATCATCTTATAGGTGTAAAAAGAACGGTATTCAGAAAAAGGCTTGTGTGAAAGTTAGATTGGTATGCTATTCAGTGTGCTTTGGATCCAGCTTCAGTATTTGAAGTGTTGAAACTGTTCAAGACagacaaaaatttttaaaaaacttTTACAGTTTCAGGATTGGTAAGCAAGTTTCACTCGTACAACATGGCTAATAgccaaagaaaaacagaaagctaATCATTTACTGTCGAGAAGACTGACAAATGGCGATGCTGAGTCCATGCCAATGTGACGATGGAAACAAATGCCAgtctcaaaggccttgctttcgcaagcggCAAAAACAAATTCAGACCTAATTGTATCATAGACACCATCTTTGTATGGCAGATACAAATCTCACAGGCCATGCTTTCGCTGGTGGGAATcggggcccgtattctcaaacgatcgcaaaaggcgatagtatcgtgTTTAGTTACGTAGAATCTGATGCATTCAATAACTGaggaaacacttgcctgtgatgtcattgttgcactgttacgaatgtctcacaacacggaaGTGAGTTTACCGTACGAGCGCACAGCAACCCGAGTGCGGAATTTCGAGCGTGtactggcttctacgcagtggccaggcttggctgtggctacttgaaatataagacgcgttgaaagtgctttcaaccttttttttttttgcaattgtggagagcgcaaccgttaaacagtaccaatcgatttatatggaccacttcctctgacgttggctggtaaccgttgggccatcgtcgccgtcgaccatctaacgcgatacgccgaaaccgcagccctcccagcggctacagcgcgcgatgttgcctccttcctgctacaccgattcatgctgcgtcacggtccacccccaggagcttctcagcgatcgaggccgtgtcttcttgtcggaggtcgtcgaagccattctcaaagagtgccatgctgttcaccgcaaaactactgcttaccacccgcagacgaatggcctaaccgcacgctcggcgacatgctctcaatgtacgtcgccgccgatcacacaaattgggatgccattctgcccttcgtcacctacgcctataataccgcccctcaaagcactactggtttttcaccctttttcctgttgtacggaaggcacccgtcgcacaccattgacacgatactaccctacaagccggatccatctgagtgtgcgcctatttctgacacagccaggcttgctgaggagtgtcgcgagcttgcaaagtcgtttacaacgcacgaacaagagcggcagaagagccttcgcggtggcaccaccacttctgagtccacgttagtcgccggagcgctcgtatggctctcggtccctaccactgcaactggcctctcttcaaaactactgccgaaatacgaaggcccctaccgggtcatcgagcgcacatcaccggtcaactacctgatcgaacccatcgaaccagctttggacatgcgccgtcgagggcgcgacatagtcaacgtggagcgcctcaaagcctactatgacccactcatagtgacgagctgttaggtcgccggacggctcccttttcgtacccggggtaattgtggcgaagcaattggtactgtttaacggttgcgctctccagcggctcctagtgggtcgtcctcttctaaaggccgctcgcgctcggagcccgtgcctttgccttgactgtcgccatagctaattgtcgccgagtgctgtccaataaacagcttaacacaaTTGTTTAATGCCCAGTATAGGGCCAGGACGAACCTGTGTGCCAACTCGTTTTTTGTTAAAACTATTAACCAATGGAATTGTTTGACATCTACTGGTCCTACTGTGTTGAAATGTGGATCTCAACAGTTTCACCACCCACTCCCTTGAAAACAGTGTGTGATGGCAACCGAAGTTCCAGATGCCCGAATTTGTCTGGCTCATTGTTTCAAAGAGCCACTAAACAACCCTGAGGATGTTTAAATTTGTGATGAAGAGATAACTGCACAATTGTACGATAGCCAGACAAATTCGAAAACGTCTGAATAACAGTAGTGCCGTGAAACTGTTCCTTTGCAATAAAGAAGTTTCTCTTTTTAATTTGCGAGCATGGGTGCCTCTAGTGTTAAGGTTTTATTCAAATGGCACAACTATTGTCATTGTCCGACCTCTGATGGTTTcaggtttttttttacattaatcTGGCTTCTTCATGCTTGTTTTCAGAAGCCACTCCCGAATCCGAAGTGCCGACAAAGGAGCTAGAGTCCCTGGCCATCAAGGAGGAGGCGAAGGATGACAAGGCGGTCGACGGCAGCACCGTTACGGAATCCGAAAAAAGTCCCTCGGAATCGACAGAGTCCCCCAAGAAGTGAAGAGAAAATGCTGCCCCGTACCCTCGTAGCCTGCCGTGTACCGCCGGTCGATCGACCGTTGCCTTTTTCCGCGTTGCAGGGACCACGTCTCGCTCATGGCCGAGGCGAGTCGGTCCTGGGCTCGTCCTCGAGTAGTCTGATTTTTTCGAGGCACCGAAACGCCCAAACTGTCAATGGGTCTTgaggcttctctctctctctttttctttttttgccgttaTCACATTGCCAGAGAGTTCCTACTTTGCGAAGAAAGTCTGTAAAGCACATAACAGTCTGTTGAAACGGAGAGGACTGGAGCTGACGTCAGATTGCCACGCTCGGGACTTTACAAAATCATCCTGCCTAGCATGGTGGTTGATGGCATCATGCAACCGTACATGAAGTACCTACTTCACAGATTTAGCTTTGTTGCCGTTCTCACGGTTATAACAGTTGCTGTGAGTAGGTGTTTTGTTGTTGGAAGGAAAAGTGCTCCCTTTTGAATACTTTTTGGATGCACTGGTGGGATTAACCATGAGATGTAGCGCTAGTACTTCCAGTGCCAGTGTTAGTGTGCAGAAGCTGGGAGATGAGTGTGCATAGCTCTTGTAATCGAACAAGAAAGCAATCGACGCTGCTTTTGTATCCGAGAATGTTCGGTTGATACCTTGCGGCTTTTTGCAGTTTTAGCCAGGTATCAAGGGTGTTGATATTTTGTTTTCTTCACAGTGCATGCAGTTTACCAGTGCTTTACCGTCACTCGCTTTGTATGGAGTTCGCTATCAACACTGAAACgcttttttagttttgcttgttaagtgcacatgatgccttgcGCTTCGTTGCCACGCTTCTTGGTTATCGTATGTTCCCGTTCACAgcataacttggtgtagacgcaGATTTTGGTTCCTTGTAGCAGAAGACTTGCACGTTGCGTGGGCAGATTTGGGGCACTCTTTATGTCAACGAAATTGTCAGTGCCACACATTTTCGGTTGACAATTAATGCTCTGATGTGGCGCTCCTAGGTTTATTACCATTTGCAATCGTGTTGGGTTAATGGTGGGCACCATTTATCAGGGTCTCGAGgctattttttatgtgtgctgcATATACACTAAACGTGTGGTGTTGCTACGACACTGAAGCTTACGTTATTACATACCGCGATATGGCCAACTAGCTCGCTTCCTTTTTCATCGTCATTTTTTTCGATTGATCGCTGTCTTCAAATGTTTACGATTGTGtcatcttgtgtgtgtgtgctggttGTGTTGCGTAATTGCTGACTGGAGTGATTGGCGAGTGTTGGCTGCTGACATCATGTCTGTGACTGTGGTTTAACACATCCATCACGTCGTGACAAGAGGACTCAAGCAGATCACAGAATAGGCATCGAAAACGCGCTGGCATTAGCGATACACTCTGTGAAGGTGTCAGTCGTGCTTTGATGCCCGGATGACGTATTATTCAGTCATTTCCTCACTGTACATACTGCAGCATATGTAGTTCTTGTGGAACACCACATGTATTTGGCGAGCAGCTATTAAATGGCTTTTGGAtatgtgttttcttgctttatttgaaACGTGAGTGGTTCACCAGCATTCCACCTGAACGTAGTTAAGCTTAGATATATCAAATACAGCATACAGTCCCCTCTGCAATGCTTTGGTGATTGAAGGTATGTTAAATCACTATTGAACAGTTGTAACGTCACTTTGAAAACCTCATGCAGAAGTGTAGCcacaatttttatttttaaacgTAGTTTAGGTATCTGCTTTCTACAGTCAACACATTTAAACTTTTCTTTTTAGTCTTAACGTTGCATGTTGTACATTACATGACATTTGGTGGGGCCTATTGCAACAACCCTGCATATAACACTGGGATATACCTTATATACAGCGAGATGCAAGATGTGCCAACAAAAACCTTGGCCTTGCAGGCGACTGCAGGTGAGAAGAGGTGTACAAACGTTGGAAGTTCCAGTGAGTACTTCACGTCATGGATTTCTTTAATAAAAGTTTCAGTGCAGCTTTGTTGGGAACTCTTTCTATGAAGGGGTGCTCACAGTTTTGGGTCCCtttttgaaggggccctgcaacgtttttttcagcatggtcaaaaaacgctgccaatcggtagccaaggctcctgagaacacacgagccaaatgTTATAGCgtagcacgcagcctggaatttacagttcTCAATCTGCTAGGAATCATTCCCTCATccatcgacaaatgatgccataaacacaAATTCAACGGCCGTTAGCTcgtttgagcatcgtgagctgcatagttactctGGTTGCCGCGGGATGTCGCTATGTGCCCGCGCGCTCTCGagcacactgaaagtaagctgcgtgtttgaagaaaaaaatttaaaaaaggggCACGAGGTCATGACGTGCACGGAATAACGAACgcatcttgcccccttgtcatcctgCCCCCCATCCATAGCTTTCAGTGTACTCGCTTGTACGAAAGGGGAGAGAAGGCGCTTGAAGCGTGCTACCCtgcaactctgctcgtacttgacggattctaaacatgTTTGCGGCAgacgatttgtgaggcaataagcttttTTAATGcagccatttgatgattacttggagaagcgatgcagggcccctttaagtgatgGCCTCGGGTCGTTGCAGAACAAGTCAAATATGTTGTGTTAGCCTGGGCACACACTTCTGCCACCCACCCCCCAAAAAGATAGTTGCGTGTGGCACTGGTATTGGTGTGCTCCTTTAATGTGTAGTGTTCAATGCCAACATACCCATGTAGTCTCCGAAAcctgcagcactttttttttctatatgtgTTGGGTTAAGAGCGCTAGAAGAGCAATGCTGGCACGTTACTTAGTAAATTGATGTACACTTCCTCTGAGCGCATGACAAGTTTGGGCCTGTGCATGATTGTTTCCTGTGCAGCTGTTGCACACGCTCGGGGTTTCCTGTTGTTGAGCCAATCCACAGGTCAGCAGCCGTGCCGCTTTCGACAGGCAGCTTGTGTGCAAAGCAATGAAGTGACACAGCTTGTTCGAATCTGCGTTAGAGAAAGGTCTGTCTAGAGTGATTACCGACTGAAATGTGACACCAAAACTTGTATAATCGAGTCATGTAACTACAaatctggctgctaaaggtaATATTTACTTTGGTGTAAGTGTTCGTGTCAGAATTGTACCAGCATAACACTAACCGAAGGCTGTGGAAATGAAAGCATGCACATTACTTGGCCCTAAATTGTAGCATTTCACTCTGTGAGCACTGCAGATACTTCACGTATTTTCAGTTCTACAAACATACCTACCAGCCGTGGTAGCTTCGTGGCTAAGGCATTGCGCAACTCGAAAATACAGGCTGCGGCTGCCTCTAAAACCTGTGTTTAGGTGCATATTGAAGAACCCCAGCTCATCAGAATTAATCTGAAGTCCACCACCATGGCCCATAGGCATACGTTGGTTTTAACACTTGAAACTCCAGAATTGAACTTGCCacatgctgctcaaatgtaatTGGATAGTTTTGCGAGGGGGTTGGAATGTGCAATATACGAAGTAGGACTTCAGAGAATGGAGATTTGATGCTTGGTGCAGAACTTTACAACATGCCAGGTACTACGACACTGTTAATGAAACGAGTGCTGGACAATACTCCGCAGTTCCAAATACTACCACACCTACGTTAGCGCTATAGTTCAGAAGGATTGGACTATACTAACTAGAATAATGTACAGGCATTGGGCTTGTTCTTCATTTACATTATTTCCCCAGATATACTCGAAAGCCTTGGGATGGGCCCAAATAATTTGTAATTTCGTCTTCTAAATACTGATTCAAGTTTCATTCCTGATGAAGCATGTGTCGAAACATTGCAACATTAAAGGAGCCCACGAAGCAGAACACTGCAACGTAGTGGGTCTTCCCGAATCTTTGCACTGCCAATGAAAGTGGCCAAACATAGCAGACAAACCAGTGACAAAAAGAAGTTTCAATACCATGCTTGAAGCAGACAGTTAACACACATTTAATGAACAAGAAACCTTTATTTGTTTTTCCCTGAAAAACAAATTTGTCTATGGTGATAATGAAAAATGACTTGATTCAACAAAACTTTGCggcacagtgaaaaaaaaaatgcactctcTCATCCTGCGGAGGTACAAAAAACAACTAGACTAGCAGCCACTGAGAAAAATGGAAGAAAAACCGGTGGACGGCGAGAAAACAGTCCTCTTCTTTGAAGAACGACCGTTTCCAAGCCCCTTCAAAGTGTTTATGACATGAAGAAGTCCAGCACTCGGGGAGACTATGAAATGGAGAACGCTTGCGAAGATAAATCCGCGGTCGCTTAATGTAGCACATAACCACTTTCTCATAACTCATCCCTGACGAAGGAACCGATGATGTTGAGACGCCCCTGGAGCTCTTCCTTCTTGGCCGGGGTGATCTTGCCATTGCGGATGTTCTTCACACGCTCAGTCTCACTATCGATGaagccctttccgcgctccaacaCCTTCTGCATCATCTTGATGTAGACATCCGCAGATTTCTTGTCGGCCTCCTTGTCGAGCGACTCCTGGAGTTTCTTCGCCTCGGCCAGGACACCCTCCTGCTTGGTCTTGTCTTCCTCCTTCATAAATTTGGTAGCCAGCTCGTCGAACTTGGGAAGACAGTGTTTTAGCTGCAACTTGATACCTGTGCAAGAAGCAACACAGACATTAAATTATatacacacacaacacaagaCATGCTGCCTGAAGTCGCTAGAAAGGAAAAAAACCACTTGGATATTTGGAGGTATTAGCGTTTAGAAATTGTGAAGCAAGGAGTCAACAGCCAAGGCAATCCAAGTTGGGCACACCCGCTGACAACTAGACTATAAGGTCTACAAACTTTTGCATGACAATGCGGCTCATAAGCTGCGAGGCTTTCTCTAGTCTATGCAAGACCAACAAAGGCAACAGTGTTTAGCGGCACTCGCTTGCTGCAAACGTTGCCTGTGACCGAGAAATCTCAAGTCCGTGTGTGTGCACTAGGTGGGGGCAGTTGTGGTCCACTGGTCTgcaaagtgtggagctcactcagactgactcaagaaatatactttgTGCTTAGGGCTCGCTCACACTCGCGAGaattttccttaaccggactcactcagactaactaaAATCCAACCAAACTCACTCGGGACTCAGACTCgcaaaaatattactcactcggactcagattcgcagctcgatttgagtgagtgagtctactcatgaacgAGTTTGCCAAACTATGGCCGCCACATACATGCAAAGTGTAGGAAACAGCCGAGAGAACCCAGACCTACGGAAGCAGTTTGCAAGCGCTTTTTCACGGCATCATTGGGTGCCCCCATTTTAAAAATTCCTTATAAAGTTAAACACAAACCTACTCAGTTGAACTCGTTGCATGAAGCAGGAACGAATACAAACAGGACATGAAATGTCTAAAGCTTAAGATTACTTTGATCTGTGTACTGGCAATAACAGTTGCTACATTCCATTCTGCAGACAATGCTGAGCGTGCGGCTATATCTAGGGCTCGTGTCAGCCAACCGAACAAGACCCGATTGCGTTTCAGAAGAGGGCTCTGCCACTGTTAAGTAAGCTTTCCTTAAAGCTTCCATTCAATCAGTGTCAAAGGCACACAATAGGGGAGTCCGCCCTCACTCTGGATGGGCTCAACTTTGCCCACAGCTGTTTTCTGTATAGCACAAAACTAGCAACATGTGTAAATGTGTTATGTCAAACTAGGCATTGTTAGGGTTAAATGTCCCCAATACAAGAGAGGGCCAAATGGAGATGCTGTAGTGAACCACATCATTTTTTATGATAGAAGATGCTCGCACTCCGCAAGGTGCACATAGAGTACAGCTAATCACGGTTGTTTCTAGACCTAAATGTGCATACGACATCAAGATAAGCCTCGAAGGCCGGCAGCATCCGTAAGATTCTTTACCAAGCTAATGTGGAGTTTATGCCGATTATATCGAAGGAAATACGTGTGCCTATTGGTTTTAATTAAACATAGAAGCTCACGTAAACGCTCTACACGAATACAACAGTTGGACAGCACCACACTGATCAAAAAGCGCGTCGCAGTGCGGCTAATTACCGGTGAGCCAGACGTACTAGGTAATTTTACTGCAGCTGCCTGGTTCGCACAAACGCTTACGGTGCGCCTAGTGATGACGTGGATTGACTTGCGCGAGACTTTCGGTGGCGGCTCGGCGTACACTACACAACACTAATTACCGTTTGTGTCGCAGTGATTGGCATCAACGATAGGGAATGGTCTTGCACTAAGCAAGAATCAGATAACAGCCGCCTTACCGGAGTTCTTCTTGACGAAAGCTTTGATCTCGTCAGCCTTAAAGTCTCCCGAGAAAGTCACTGGCTCCTCCTGGCCGGAGACGAACAGCTTCAACACGGGGTAGTCGTCCTTCTTAACTCCGAATCGCTCGGCCAAGTCAGCGTTTTCCTTGTTGCCGTAATCTGCATGCAGCGAGGGAAAAATACGAAGAAGCAACGATAATGAGACACGCATCGGCAGTTGTTCCGCCATGGAACGCTCTATTCGACTTCGGCATGAATGGCAGGTGCCGGGCACGCGACATTTACCTTGCACGCCAACTTCGGCGACCAAAAAATCTGGGGTGTTTTGAGACTCCTCGGCGACTTTGACGAATTCGTCGTGCTTCTCTCCGTAAGGGTAGGTGACATCGAACTTAACCAGCGTTACCTTGAACTTTGGAACGATCTGGAACGGTAGACGAACGAAATCAGCGCCTTTaaatttcgaagaaaaaaaaaaagtgcacaagTTTAGCTGCTACGTTTCCGATTCGGAACAACAAACGAAGTCAACTACTCCAGTTTGAAAGAGACCACTCTCCCGAGCCAACAGCGAAAGTAAATTTTTGATGTTAGATCGGCGAGGTTGCTGCAGGGAGGGAGGAAGCGTCGAATATCACATACCTTGTCGAATGTGGAAGTCAGCAACGAGACGCTGCCCTTTGTACTCGTAGCGAAAGCGGTGCTGCTCACAAGAGCCACGCACAGGAAGATAGATCGGAGCCACATGTTCGAAAAGGAAGCAGCAAACGGTCAGCCCGCACCAAGACCGAGTTCGCAAAATGAATCACGCCAAGTGAACCGTGGCCCTCGCCGTATATCACAAACCCGGGGAACGAACCCGGCCCCGTCTTTGTTGTACTTCGGCTATTGGTTCGGAGGTGGAAACGTCGCGCGATTTGATTGGCCAGAGTAGCCCAAAGTCACGTGTCTCTTGATGGTGCTCGCGATGGAATTGCgcgtactatcgatagtttgtgaGTACCTTGCGATGTGCTCGGTAGTTAATCGTCAGAGCAATACATATGCACCGTCTTGCTTATACGAGTCTTCGTTGACGAGATAAAGCCTAAAACTTGTGATATGACTCGCGCTTTGACGTGTCGGCTCGCCTAGTTGTGAGCCGAGCGCGGCGATGCACTCTTTCTCAATAAAGCGAAATGAAAGCATTAATTTACGATATTAAACGAATTAATTCTCAATAAACTGTGGAAACGACCCGCGTAAGCCAATATTTTACTAAATTTCGCAAATTACGCAAAAACGAACAAAAACAAGAGTCGTCTTATCCAGCCAATCGCGAAGCTGTTTACAAATGCCGGCACTTTCAGCCAATCATAGGGCAGCTTTTAATTCGGCGTATTCAAGATGGCAGCATGTTCCGAGCAGGAGATAGACGGGATCCTATCGACGGATTTACGCTCAAATTTTCCCGTTTCTCCTGCGCCGATACCGAACAGTGAAGTGATCTCCAAGCACTCACGGACCAGGGAACGTAGCCTATCAAAGAAGGTCTCCAACAACGAGGTACAGTCCCGCAGTTATTCTTTATTTGGTGGGTGTGTTTTGAGAAATTGTAGAGCTCGGGAAAGGCTAGGGGGGGTAGGCTTATGGGTTTTAGGCTTAAATCTGGAATTTTCGCCCAAAATGTGCGCCCAGATCAGTGTTGTTTCGACCAGCTTCATGTGCTTGCGTCCATCTTCCGTTCCTCGACTGGGCGCCGCCAGAGCGTTAGCGGATTTTCACACCGTGCGAGTGTTTTTCGAGGCCGACGTTTAGTAGTGCGGAGGGGGCACCACCACACTGCTCTGATCTCCCGAGTCATCGTATGGTTGCATCGTATTCCGTCATGCTTAGTTTTGGTAAGGCCGGTGGGAAACGCGTGTGGCTACGGCGTACGAGATTTTGTGCCCCACATTTGGTGAGTAATTTCGCCTTCTCGAAAAGGGGGGGTGAGTCGTCTTTGCCTGCGCGAGATAATAAacgcggtgcttttttttttttttcttctttccttatcGCCGCCCCACTAGCGAGGTGACATTGGACGGTGGTGCACAGGCCCGGAGAGATCGTCGTGTTGTGCGTAGCCTTTTATTTTCCGCGTTCGCGAACGTCGTGAAACACTGCTGCTACTTCGTAGTCGCGTCCACGCCTCTGTCACGCAGGGTGGTGTCCAAAGGCACGCGTCTTTTGCTTCGCGAACCGCGCGTTCTTGCAGTGGCAGCGCGAGCGTTCACGTTTTCCGTCGTGGGTGTGTGCGATTGTCGTCGCGTGTTTCAAGGGAACGCCGGCGTTTATGTGGTTTAGTAGACGTTAATAGTGAAC harbors:
- the LOC119389565 gene encoding endoplasmic reticulum resident protein 29, which produces MWLRSIFLCVALVSSTAFATSTKGSVSLLTSTFDKIVPKFKVTLVKFDVTYPYGEKHDEFVKVAEESQNTPDFLVAEVGVQDYGNKENADLAERFGVKKDDYPVLKLFVSGQEEPVTFSGDFKADEIKAFVKKNSGIKLQLKHCLPKFDELATKFMKEEDKTKQEGVLAEAKKLQESLDKEADKKSADVYIKMMQKVLERGKGFIDSETERVKNIRNGKITPAKKEELQGRLNIIGSFVRDEL